In Candidatus Flexicrinis proximus, the following are encoded in one genomic region:
- a CDS encoding methylmalonyl-CoA mutase family protein encodes MSDAKTAKAEWEARSVAPILGNNPERKAVFETSSQIPLYRVYTKDDTSNTPGEFPGEYPFTRGVQPTMYRSRFWTMRQYAGFGTAEESNARYRFLLKQGQSGLSVAFDLPTQIGYDADDPMALGEVGKVGVSICSVRDMMQLFDGIPLDQVSTSMTINAPAAVLLAMYIAVARRQGIHPSTLRGTVQNDILKEYIARGTYIFPPTQSMRLITDVFRYCQAEVPQWNTISISGYHVREAGSTAVQEVAFTLANGIAYVQAALDAGLDVDSFAPQLSFFFNAHNQFLEEIAKFRAARRIWAKIMRDRFNAMNPRSCMLRFHTQTGGSTLTAQQPENNIVRVALQALAAVMGGTQSLHTNSMDEALALPTEKAVQTALRTQQIIAHESGVADSIDPLAGSYLIEHLTDEIERRVFDYIARIDSMGGAMSAIENGFIHNEIETSAYTHQLAVERGEQVIVGMNRFVGDSEDLPELHRHDPAIERNQTASLERLRAERDNERASALLDQLSSAAHGSENLMPLIIECVDNDVTLGEVCNTLRAVFGEYRPSMRV; translated from the coding sequence GTGTCTGATGCAAAGACTGCGAAGGCTGAATGGGAAGCACGCAGTGTAGCGCCGATCCTCGGGAATAATCCTGAGCGGAAAGCGGTGTTTGAGACGTCATCGCAAATCCCGCTGTACCGTGTTTACACGAAAGACGATACTTCGAACACGCCCGGGGAGTTTCCCGGAGAGTATCCGTTTACGCGAGGTGTTCAACCGACAATGTATCGTTCGCGCTTCTGGACGATGCGCCAATACGCGGGTTTCGGTACGGCGGAAGAGAGCAACGCGCGGTATCGTTTCCTGCTCAAACAAGGACAGAGCGGACTCTCGGTTGCTTTTGATCTGCCAACACAAATCGGCTATGACGCTGATGACCCAATGGCATTGGGCGAAGTCGGTAAAGTTGGCGTGAGCATTTGCAGTGTACGCGATATGATGCAGCTCTTCGACGGTATACCGCTCGACCAGGTTTCAACAAGCATGACAATTAATGCGCCGGCGGCCGTATTGCTTGCGATGTATATCGCGGTTGCCCGGAGGCAAGGAATACACCCGTCTACGCTCCGTGGCACTGTGCAGAATGACATTCTGAAAGAGTATATCGCGCGTGGCACCTATATCTTTCCGCCTACTCAGTCTATGCGATTGATTACGGACGTTTTCCGCTACTGCCAGGCCGAAGTGCCGCAATGGAACACAATCAGTATCAGTGGCTATCATGTCCGTGAAGCGGGTAGTACTGCCGTCCAGGAAGTTGCCTTTACGCTGGCTAACGGGATCGCCTACGTTCAGGCGGCGCTGGACGCTGGGCTGGACGTCGACTCGTTTGCGCCTCAGCTCTCCTTCTTCTTCAATGCTCACAATCAGTTTCTTGAGGAAATTGCGAAGTTTCGCGCTGCACGTCGGATTTGGGCGAAGATCATGCGCGATAGGTTTAATGCGATGAACCCGCGTAGCTGTATGCTCCGTTTTCACACTCAGACCGGAGGCAGTACGCTCACGGCTCAACAGCCGGAGAACAATATCGTGCGTGTTGCTCTGCAAGCACTCGCAGCTGTGATGGGAGGCACGCAATCGCTCCACACTAACAGCATGGATGAGGCTCTTGCCTTGCCAACCGAAAAAGCTGTTCAGACCGCGCTACGCACGCAGCAGATTATCGCCCACGAGAGTGGCGTTGCTGACTCGATTGACCCGCTTGCCGGGAGTTATCTGATCGAACACCTCACTGATGAGATTGAGAGGCGTGTATTTGACTATATCGCGCGGATCGACTCGATGGGTGGGGCGATGTCCGCCATCGAAAATGGCTTCATTCACAATGAGATTGAGACTTCCGCTTATACACATCAGTTGGCTGTAGAACGGGGAGAGCAGGTCATTGTTGGGATGAACCGGTTTGTCGGCGATTCGGAAGACCTTCCAGAGCTGCACCGCCATGACCCGGCCATAGAACGCAATCAGACGGCGAGCCTTGAGCGGCTTCGTGCTGAGAGAGACAATGAACGCGCATCAGCTTTGCTAGACCAGTTGTCTTCTGCCGCACACGGCAGTGAAAACCTGATGCCGTTGATTATTGAATGCGTAGACAATGATGTAACGCTAGGGGAGGTGTGTAATACGCTGCGCGCGGTCTTTGGCGAATATAGACCTTCCATGCGCGTTTAG
- a CDS encoding class IV adenylate cyclase — protein sequence MAEHNIETEVKLWVDDLVGVEAKLVSLGAELHAPRVFERNSRYDHTDGSLTRRGIVLRLRHDNRARLTYKESGTLLDGIMSRFEAEVEISDFDTMALILERLGFVFTFAYEKYRTTYLLSGSEVTLDELPFGTFVEIEGTHQTIQSSLSALGLNEAVRVKMSYAGAFSVLRDQYGLPFTDATFENFEGIVLSPGIKDLLK from the coding sequence ATGGCAGAACATAACATCGAAACCGAGGTCAAGCTGTGGGTCGATGACCTTGTCGGCGTTGAGGCGAAGCTGGTCAGCCTGGGCGCGGAACTTCACGCCCCCAGAGTCTTCGAACGCAACTCACGCTATGACCATACCGACGGTAGTTTGACGCGAAGAGGAATTGTTCTGCGCCTCCGTCATGATAACCGCGCGCGTCTTACCTATAAAGAGTCTGGGACGTTACTGGACGGCATCATGAGCCGTTTCGAGGCTGAGGTCGAGATTTCGGACTTTGACACCATGGCGCTTATCCTGGAACGTCTTGGCTTTGTCTTTACTTTTGCATACGAAAAGTACCGGACAACCTATCTGTTGAGTGGCAGCGAAGTGACACTGGATGAACTGCCATTCGGCACATTCGTCGAGATCGAAGGCACTCACCAGACGATCCAGTCATCACTCAGTGCGCTGGGTCTGAATGAAGCCGTACGAGTCAAGATGAGTTACGCGGGGGCCTTCAGCGTGCTTCGTGACCAATACGGCTTGCCCTTCACAGATGCCACATTCGAGAACTTCGAGGGCATTGTGCTGTCCCCTGGAATAAAAGATCTGCTCAAGTAA
- a CDS encoding zinc-binding dehydrogenase: MKAQARSSAWSLRATNLGYANMRACVFFEHGAANVLRIVDDLPIPEPGTGEVRVRMHAAAFNRLDIWVRAGWKGLNLHLPHITGSDGAGIVDALGDGVTAFQVGDRVCVDPTVVAADSPALMTGLENQSRIAIMGEHVPGLAAEYRVLPTRNLLLVPEHIPFEGAAAAGLVYVTAWHSLITRGKLQPGETVLLVGAGGGVNTASIQIAKLAGARVIVVGSSAEKCAKARELGADTTIDRSEISDWGREVYRLTNKQGVDVVVDNVGKATMSDSIRSVRIGGRILVVGNTSGPIFELDLRYIFSKHISIIGSTMGPHQDYVRVMNLVFDGALKPVIGEVLPLADASRGIQMLEDGATFGKIVVTI; the protein is encoded by the coding sequence ATGAAGGCACAAGCGAGATCCAGCGCATGGTCATTGCGCGCAACGAACTTGGGTTACGCTAACATGCGTGCCTGCGTATTTTTTGAGCATGGCGCAGCTAATGTCCTGCGTATTGTCGATGACCTACCCATCCCGGAGCCGGGAACTGGCGAGGTGCGCGTCCGGATGCACGCTGCTGCATTTAATCGGCTGGATATTTGGGTCCGAGCGGGCTGGAAAGGACTCAATCTGCATCTTCCGCACATCACGGGTTCTGACGGCGCCGGAATTGTCGATGCACTGGGCGATGGTGTTACGGCGTTTCAGGTCGGCGATCGAGTCTGCGTTGATCCAACAGTGGTCGCAGCCGATAGCCCCGCGCTGATGACTGGTCTCGAGAACCAGAGCCGAATTGCGATTATGGGTGAGCACGTTCCTGGGCTGGCTGCGGAGTATCGTGTCCTTCCTACACGAAACCTTCTATTGGTCCCGGAGCACATACCATTTGAAGGGGCCGCGGCAGCCGGACTGGTCTATGTCACAGCATGGCATTCTCTCATCACTCGGGGAAAACTACAGCCTGGTGAAACCGTCTTGCTCGTAGGCGCAGGAGGTGGCGTAAACACCGCCAGCATTCAGATCGCGAAGCTGGCAGGCGCCAGAGTCATTGTGGTTGGCAGCAGCGCCGAAAAGTGCGCGAAAGCGAGAGAACTTGGCGCGGATACCACTATCGACCGATCCGAGATCTCGGACTGGGGCAGGGAAGTCTATCGCTTGACGAACAAGCAGGGTGTTGATGTTGTGGTCGACAATGTAGGTAAGGCCACGATGTCCGACAGTATCCGCAGTGTTCGGATAGGCGGCAGGATTCTGGTTGTTGGGAATACAAGCGGCCCGATTTTCGAACTCGACTTACGTTATATCTTCAGCAAACACATTAGCATCATCGGCAGCACGATGGGCCCGCATCAGGATTACGTACGCGTGATGAATCTGGTGTTTGATGGCGCGCTCAAGCCTGTGATTGGCGAAGTTCTTCCCCTGGCTGATGCCTCGCGGGGCATCCAAATGCTCGAGGATGGCGCGACGTTCGGCAAGATCGTGGTAACGATCTGA